Sequence from the Aquimarina sp. Aq107 genome:
CTCAATTTTGGAAACCACATAAACTGAGGAGAGAATACATTACAAGACATCATCGCCCAATAAGCCCACCAGTAAGGACCAGTTGCTCTATTTAAGAAAGCATACTGTTCATACTCTACTCCAGAATACCAAGCAACAAACAGTTCGGTTATATACGCAACACCAACTATTGAACCTGTAATCATTATTACAATGTTCATTAATTCTATATGTTGTATTGTAATATAGTTTTCCAGATTCGACACCTTTCTCATTATAATAAGTAATGTGTTTACCATTGCAAATCCAGAGAAAATTGCACCTGCCACAAAATAAGGAGGAAATATAGTCGTATGCCATCCAGGAATAACAGATGTTGCAAAGTCAAAAGATACAATTGTATGTACAGAAAGTACTAATGGTGTTGCTAAACCTGCAAGTACTAAGGAAACTTCCTCAAAACGTTGCCAATCCTTTGCTCTACCACTCCATCCAAAAGAAAGTATACCATATATTTTCTTATTGAACGGTGTTATAGCCCGGTCTCTTATCATCGCAAAATCAGGCAACAATCCAGTCCACCAGAATACCAAAGAAACTGAAAGATATGTAGAGATCGCAAATACATCCCAAAGTAATGGTGAATTAAAGTTTACCCATAGAGATCCAAATTGATTTGGAATAGGTAATACCCAATAGGCCAACCAAGGACGTCCCATGTGAATTATTGGAAATAAACCTGCCTGAATAACCGAAAATATGGTCATCGCTTCTGCAGATCTGTTGATCGCCATTCTCCACTTCTGACGGAATAACAATAATACAGCAGAAATTAATGTTCCCGCGTGACCGATACCTACCCACCATACGAAGTTGGTAATATCCCACGCCCATCCTACTGTTTTATTAAGTCCCCAGGTACCAATACCTGTGGAAATTGTATAAATTATACAACCTATTCCCCAAAGGAAAGCAATAAGCGCGATAGAAAACACAATCCACCAAGATTTATTTGCTTTTCCTTCAACTGGTGCAGCTACATCCACTGTTACATCGTGGTAAGTTTTATCACCAGTTACTAAAGGTTTTCTTATAGGTGCTTCGTAATGAGACATAATCCTTTATAATTGAATTGATTCTTTATTTAGTTAATTAGGCTTCTGTAGTATTTCTTACTTTCGTCTGGTACATCACATTTGGTTTTGTACCTACATGCTCTAGTAAGTGATACATACGTTTATCCTCTGTTAATTTAGCTACTTTGCTATCCTTATCATTTATATCTCCAAATGTCATTGCTCCAGAAGAACAAGCAGCCGAACAAGCAGTTTGGAATTCTCCATCCTTAATTGCTCTTCCCTCTCTTTTAGCATCCAAAATTGTTTTCTGAGTCATTTGGATACACATAGAACATTTTTCCATAACCCCTCTTGAACGAACAGTTACATCTGGATTTAATACCATACGACCTAGATCATTGTTCATATGATAATCAAACTCATCGTTTTCATTATACAAGAACCAGTTAAATCTACGTACTTTATAAGGACAGTTATTTGCGCAATATCTTGTTCCTACGCAACGGTTATAAGCCATATGATTCTGACCTTGTCTTCCGTGTGATGTTGCCGCTACTGGACAAACAGTTTCACAAGGTGCGTGATTACAATGTTGACACATTACAGGTTGAAACGCTACCTCTGGGCTATCAGAAGGAACTTCCATTTCACCAAATTCAGATAAAGAACTACCTAAACCAGAAATAGCATCTTTCTTCTTATTATCTCCATCAAAACTTTCTTCTGAAGAATAATAACGGTCGATACGCAACCAGTGCATATCACGAGATCTTCTAATCTCGGACTTACCAACAACAGGGACATTATTTTCTGCGTGACATGCAATAACGCAAGCTCCACATCCTGTACAAGCATTTAAGTCTATAGAAAGATTAAAATGGTGACCTACTGAACGATCAAACTCATCCCAAAGATCAACTTCTGGTGAAGTAACATCAAACTCTATATGATCCTTACTTACCTGAGGCATTTTGTTCCACTCTTTCGGATTGCCAGTATTAAATATTTCAAGAGTCGTTTCTTTGATAATATCTCCACGCCCCATTAAAGTATTGTGTAACTGTACACAAGCAAATTCATGTGTACCCTCAGCCACTGAAACAGAAACAGATTGTACCGCATTTTGATTCTGGTATAATGCAAATGCATTAACACCTACTTGCATTTCTTCTTTTACACCGACTTTTTTACCGTATCCTAAAGCTAAACCAATAGTTCCTTGTGCTTGACCTGGTTGTATAATAACAGGTGCAGTCACATTAACTCCATTCACTGTAACAGTTGCATAACTACCATTTAAAGCTCCATTCGCAACATTTTCATTCATCAAGCCATTAGCCTCTGCATCTGCTCTTGAAACTGTAAGATAATTATCCCAAGAAGCTCTGGTTATAGGATCAGGCATCTCTTGCAACCAAGGGTTATTAGCCTGTTGTCCATCACCTAATGCAGTCTTCGTATATAAAGTAAGCTCTAGTCCATTTGATTTTGCTGTAGCCAATCTTCTTGCCGCAGCTCCAATATTAGGACCAACAGGTACTTCAACCTCTACAGCGTCTCCTTCTGGAGCAGCAATAGCAGTCTCTAATGACTCCTTAGCAAGCACTGGCTTAACCAATACTCCATCATGTAATGCCTGATTCCAAGAAGTACCTCCTAGTACACCTGTCCAAGCATCTTTAATATAATCGTTATAAGCGGCAGTATTACCTGTCCACTTCAATAATGTTTCTTGAAATTGTCTAGTATCAAATAGAGGGCGAATAGTAGGTTGCATCAAACTGTAGCTACCTTTCTTTAATTCTACATCTCCCCAAGACTCTAAATAATGAGGTGTAGTCGCAACATAAGTACACTCAGATGCTGTGGCATCATTATGCATACTAAAAGCAACAGAAACGTCAACTTTTTTAAGACCTTCTTTAAACTCATTTGCATTCGGAAGAGAATATGCTGGATTAACACCTGCTATTAAAAGTGCACCAACACGTCCTGCATTCATATCCTTCACCAACTGAGCTACCGCCTTAGCATTACCTTGACGAATTTTTCTTGGTGTAGCTTCATTAAATGCTTTACTACTAATATGCTTATTAATAGCCAAAACTAACAATTGAGCATCCACATCTTGAATACCAGAAACTACAACTGCGTTGCTTCCTGCTTTCTGTATATGCTTAGCCGCTTTAACAACTTCGGCATCCAAACCAGCATCCAATGCTCCTTTGGATCCGGCACCAGTAACATATTTATATAAAGCTGCTAACACCTGTTTTTGTTGAGTAGGCGTTGCTTTTACTCTTTTATCTGCATTTGCTCCAGATAATGACATATTTGCTTCAAAATGGATATGTTTAGACATTTTCCCATTTTCAGGAACACGTCCTTGTGCATATCCACTGTCATATCCTCCTCCTTGCCAATCTCCTAAGAAATCAGCAGCTATACTTACAATAGTATTTACTTTAGAAAAATCATAATCAGCTAATGCTCTTTCTCCATACATCATTTCGTAAGCGTCTAATGCTTCACTGTAAGATATAGCATCATATACCACTTGAGAAACATTAGCATATTTTGCTTTAAACTCTGATATCAATTTAGATGTAGAAGGACTAGCAAATGTCTGAGTTAACAATACAATTTGTTTTCCTCCTAAACTATTTAGCTTAGATCCAACCTCTTTATCAAGAACATCCCAACTAATATCTTCATCTCCTTTTTTGGGACCTTGCAAACGAGTACTATCATACAATGATAATACTGAAGCATGAACTCTAGCATTTGCCTCTCCATTAGAAGTAGCAAGGTTATTATTTTCTACCTTGATTGGACGACCTTCTCTTGTTTTTATTAAAACACTTGCAAAATCATAACCATCTGCAATAGTAGTCGCATAATAATTAGCAACACCAGGAACTATTCTTTCTGGCTGTACTACATATGGTATTGATTTAATTACTGGTCCTTCACAAGCTGCTAAAGATGCAGCCGCTGTACTAAAACCTACATATTTAAGAAAGTCACGACGTGAAGTCGAAGAACTTTCTAGAGATGACTTATCTCCTAAAAACTCATCCGTAGGAATCTCCTGAACGAACTCATTTTGTTGTAGCGTCTCAACAATAGAGCTATTTTCGTTTAGCTCTTCAACACTTTTCCAGTATTTCTTGTTTGATGACATATATAATTGATATTAGCTTCTTACTTATTTTTTCGCTTAAACGACGAATAAATCATTTTATTAATAGTGGCACTTACCACATTCCAGACCACCCATCTGAGCAGCTGTTAACTTATCCACTCCATACTTTTTAGACAATTCTTTGTGTATTTTATCATAATACTCATTGCCTTCCATTTTCACATTAGTCTCTCTGTGACAGTTAATACACCATCCCATTGTCAATGGAGCATGTTGATACATAATTTCCATTTCCTCTACAGGTCCGTGACACTTCTGACACTCTATACCCGCTACGCTTACGTGCTGAGAGTGATTAAAGTATGCAAAGTCTGGTAAATTATGGATACGCACCCATTTTACAGGCTCAGTTTCCCCAGTGTAAGACTGAGAGCTCTCATCCCAACCAACAGCTTTATATAACTTCTTAATTTCACCGTCATAAAACTCCTTCGAATAATCAGCTGTTGCAGTACCTTCAGCAACCTCACTAATTGATTTGTGACAGTTCATACAAACATTAAGAGATGGAATCCCTGAATGTTTAGAAACTCTAGCCGAAGAGTGACAGTACTTACATTCTATTTTATTGTCTCCTGCATGTATTTTATGAGAATAATGTATTGGTTGAATTGGCATATATCCCTGATCAACTCCAACTTGCATAAAATAACCATAAACAAAGTATCCACTAGCAAGCAATACAAATATTGCAGAAACCAACACTAAAAATTGATTTTGCACAAATGCTTTCCATATTGGAGTTCTAGCTACTTCTTCAGGTAATTGTACACCATTTGCTTCTGCAAAATTCCTAAGTGTTTTATTAACTAAAAACAACACTACTACCAACATTAGGAACACTAATGCCAAAGCTGCTAAAACTAAATTAGAAGACACTCCAGAACCATCAGATTGACCGTCAACAGCCTGTAATTCTGTAACTTTCGGCGGGGCTTTAGGCACCATTACATACGCCAAAATATTATCAATATCCGTGTTTGTTAATTGAGGAAAGGCATTCATCGGAGTCTTCTTGTACTCTTCAAAAATTGCAACTGCGTCTGCATCTCCAGAAGCAATCATTGCTGCACTATTCTTAATCCAAGAATACAACCATTCTGTATCTCTTCTCTCTGTAACTCCAAACAATGCTGGACCTGTCATTTTCTTATAACGCTTGTGACAAGCAGCACATAGCGATTTAAATAACGCTTCTCCTTTTGCAACATCACCACCAGCAGCTGATTCCACAGCAGCGGCTTCAGTTGACACAGCTTCTTCCTGAGCAAAAACTGGATTCAATAAAGAGAACAAAAAAACAGTTCCTAAGAGTAGGAGTTTTGAGGCTGAATTTCGGTATTTCACCTGTTTCATATTATTAAGTAGAATTATCGTCTAAATTTTGGTATGGTTTTTTCATTATTTGTAAAAAATGACACAAAAACCACGTCCATTTAATTCGACAGCAAAAGTACTATAATAAGTCGATTTTAGAAATGTTAGCGAAGTGTTAAGTGGTAATTTATAATAATTCTAAATAATATTTTTAAAGGATTTTGAGTTATTAAACTTTACCTTTGTATCAAATCTATTTGTAATGAGAATTTTAAACAAAAAAAACAACCTTTTATTATTAGGTTTTTGTTTTACAGGAATCACCTATATAAGCGCACAAGATTCCACAAATTTGGATAATCCAACGGTTTTTACCACTATTGAGATGACTCCACCAGCCGAACCAACCATTACTATCAACCAAGATCCACGAATCAACCAGCTGTTAAACATTAAAACCAAAATGGACAAAGATGGTGTTCTTAGCGAGAACTACAGGATTCAATTATACACAGGTGATCTAAAAAACGCAAACACAATTAGAAACAATGCAGAGAAGTCTTTCCCTCAATGGAGAGCAGACATAGTTTATGAAACTCCCAATCATAAAGTATGGATAGGTAATTATCGAAGCAAATTAGAGACGGATCGAGCATTAAAAGAGATAAGAGAAGAATTTCCTAATGCGTTTCCTTTTAAACCAGAAAAAAAATAAACATCAAAATCTATATAACAAACAAAAAAAGCCCGATCAAAATTGATCGGGCTTTTTTATTATAATTCTATGTCGGTTTTATAATTTTTTCTTCACAGCAACTTCCTGGAAAGATTCTATTACATCGCCTATCTTAATATCATTATAATTTTTAACCTGCAATCCACAATCATATCCTTTAGAAACCTCTTTAGCATCATCCTTAAACCTCTTTAAAGAAGCAAGCTCCCCAGTATATACAACTACACCTTCACGTATTAAACGAATTCCAGCGTTACGTATAATTTTACCTGTTTGAACCATACAACCTGCAATTGTTCCAACTTTAGATATCTTGAATGTTTCTCTAATCTCAGCGGTACCAGTAATTTCTTCCTTCATCACAGGAGAAAGCATACCTTCCATTGCATCTTTTAGATCATTAATCGCATCGTATATAATCGAATATGTTCTGATATCGATTTCTTCTTTATCAGCAACCTGACGGGCATTACCTGCAGGTCTCACATTAAATCCTATTATAATAGCATCAGAAGCAGATGCTAATAACACATCACTTTCTGTAATTGCTCCTACTGCTTTATGGATTATATTTACATGAATCTCTTCTGTCGATAACTTCTGGAATGAATCCGTTAACGCTTCTACCGAACCATCAACATCACCCTTAAGAATAATATTTAATTCCTTAAAGTCTCCAAGTGCAATTCGACGTCCAATTTCATCAAGTGTAATATGTCTCTGTGTACGTACTGATTGCTCTCTATGCAACTGTGCTCTTTTAGAAGCTATATCTTTTGCTTCTCTTTCATCTTCTAAAACACTAAACTTATCACCTGCCTGAGGAGCACCATCTAGACCCAAAATAGATACTGGTGTTGAAGGACCTGCTTTCTTAACGTTCTTACCACGTTCATCCTGCATTGCCTTAACCTTACCACTATTCTTTCCGGCCAATACATAATCTCCAACTTGTAGTGTACCTGTTTGTACTAAAATTGTTGACACATATCCTCTACCTTTATCTAAAAATGCTTCTACCACAGTACCAGATGCCAATCTATCCGGATTCGCTTTAAGTTCTAATATTTCTGCTTCCAGAAGCACTTTTTCTAAAAGCTCTTTAACACCTTGTCCTGTTTTAGCAGAAATATCATGGGATTGAATTTTTCCTCCCCAATCTTCTACCAGTAAATTCATAGAAGCTAGTTTTTCCTTAATCTTATCAGGATTAGCTTCTGGTCTATCTACTTTATTTATTGCAAAAACAATCGGAACACCCGCAGCCTGCGCGTGACTAATTGCTTCTTTTGTTTGTGGCATCACATCATCATCTGCCGCTATCACAATAATTGCTAGATCCGTTACCTGAGCACCACGAGCACGCATCGCTGTAAACGCTTCGTGACCTGGTGTATCTAGGAATGCAATCTTTTGACCATTTTCTAGTTGAACACCATACGCTCCAATATGCTGCGTAATTCCACCACTTTCTCCTGCTATTACATTTTCTTCACGAATATAATCTAACAAAGAAGTTTTACCGTGATCAACGTGTCCCATAACAGTAACAATAGGCGCTCTAAGTACAAGATCTTCTGGAGCATCTACTATTTCTTCTATTGACTCTTCAATATCAGATGTTACAAAGTCAACTTCATATCCAAATTCATCTGCAACAATAGAAAGGGTTTCTGCATCCAAACGCTGGTTCATAGTAACCATAATACCTAATGACATACAAGCTGATATTACTTGAGTCGTAGGAACATCCATCATGGTTGCTACCTCAGAAACTGTAACAAACTCAGTTACCTTAAGAACTTTACTTTCTTGTTCTTGTTGAGCCACATCATCTTCTGCCTTTTGGCGATGCTGATCACGCTTATCTCTACGATACTTAGCCGCTTTGGATTTATTTGATTTCCCTTGAAGTTTTTCAAGAGTTTCTCTTACTTGTTTTTGTACTTCTTCTTCACTAGGCTCCTCCTTAACTACAGCAGGTCTTTTACCTTTTCCTGGACCTCGATTTGGACCTCGATTTCCTGGACCTCGTCCTCGATTTCCACCTTGTCTATTTCCTGGTCCTCCTCCAGGTTTAGCACCACCTTCTTTACTAATTCTTCTGCGACGCTTTTTTGGATCGCTATCAGAAGATTTAGATTTATCCTCTTTCTTTTTAGGAGGTTTCTGAAACTTCGTTAAATCAATCTTTTGGCCTGTAAAATTAGGACCATCCAATTTTTTATATTGAGTTTCAACCTTTACAGGTTCTCCTTGGGGTTCCGCCTCTTTAGATGGAGAAGGTTCCTTTTTAGCCGGTTGCTCTGCAGGTTTAGAAGCTTTCTTTTGTTCCAGATCTATTGCTGCAACTTTAGCAATTTTTATACCTTTTTTAGCAGGCCTATTAGAAACCACTTCAGGAGTCTTTTCTTTTACTTCTTCTTTCTCCTTTTCAACTTCTTTTACCTCTTCTTTCTTAGGAGCTTCTTCGGTTGTTGCTTTTTCTTCGGGCTTCTCAACAACTTCTTCTTTCTTATCCAATTCTATTTTACCTACTTGTTTAGGTCCAGTCAATTGGGCTTTGGCTTTCACAACTTCACGAGCTTCGGCACGCTTACGTCTCTCCTCTTGTTCCGTTTCAATCTGCACTCTCAGCGCTTCTTTCTCTTTCCTTTTTTCCTCACCAACCTCTTTTGAAGCTACCTTCTTACTCTTGTCTGTCTGGAACTCATCAAACAACAGCTGATAGATCTCCGAAGAAATCTTTGTGGTAGGACGCGAGTCTATCTCATGACCTTTTGAATTCAAAAAGTCAACAGCCCGATCTAGCGAGATATTGAATTCGCGTAATACCTTATTTAATCTCATTGTTTTTGCTTCAGCCATAAATGCCTTATTATTTTATGCTCAAATATAAATTAATTGAAGTTATTAATCTTCAAATTCTGATTTTAATATTCTAATAACTTCACTAACAGTCTCTTCTTCAAGATCTGTTCTTTTTACTAAGTCCTTAATATCTTGTTCTAAAATACTCTTAGCTGTATCTAATCCTATTTTAGCAAATTCTTCTATAATCCAAGAGTCTATTTCATCAGAGAATTCTGATAATTCAACATCCTCTTCAACTCCTTCTCTAAACACATCAATCTCATAACCTGTTAACTGACCTGCCAATCTAATATTATGTCCTCCCCGTCCAATTGCTTTAGAAACTTCTTCTGGCTTCAACATAACCTCTGCCCGGCTACCCTCTTCATTAAGTTTTATAGATGTTACTCTAGCAGGACTTAAAGCCCTAGTAATAAACAACTGAAGGTTATTTGTATAATTTATAACGTCGATATTTTCATTCCCAAGTTCTCTTACGATACCGTGAATACGAGATCCTTTCATACCTACACAAGCTCCAACAGGATCAATTCTATCATCATAAGAATCTACAGCTACTTTTGCTTTTTCTCCCGGTATTCTAACAACTTTCTTAACAGTAATCAAACCATCAAAAACCTCTGGAATTTCCGACTCAAACAACTTCTCTAAGAACAATGGAGATGTTCTAGACATTATAATCGCAGGTTTATTACCTTTTAATTCCACAGATTCAATTACACCTCTAACATTTTCTCCTTTTCTGAAAAAATCAGAAGGTATCTGCCTATCCTTTGGTAAAATAATCTCATTACCTTCATCATCCAACAAAATAATCGCTCTATGACGAATATGATGTACTTCTGCGGTATATATCTCTCCTTCTAATTCTTTAAATTGTTTATAGATATTAGTATTATCGTGTTCGTGAATTTTAGAAATTAAATTCTGACGTAAAGCCAAAATTGAACGTCTACCTAAATCTATTAATTTCACTTCCTGAGAAACATCTTCTCCAATTTCAAAATCTGGTTCTATTTTTTGTGCTTCAGAAATTGATATTTCCTGATTTCCATCCTCAACCTCACCATCAGCAACAACCACACGGTTTCTCCAAATTTCTAAATCCCCTTTATCAGGATTTATAATGATATCGAAATTATCATCACTACCAAATTTCTTTTTTAATGCATTTCTAAACACATCTTCTAAGATCGCCATTAGCGTAACACGATCGATTAACTTATCATCCTTAAATTCTGAAAATGACTCTATTAATGCGATATTTTCCATATCAATTTATAATTAAAATGTTATCATAACTTTAGCTTCCTGTATTTCATCATAAGAAACAGAAGCTTCCTTTGTTACCGTTATTTTTCCTTTTCCTACTGGTTTTGGTTCTCTTGCTTTCCAAACCAAATCTATACTATTATCAGACACAGAAACTAACTCTCCTTCAATAGTATTACCACCTTCAGTTTTTACCTTTAATTTTCTACCTATATTCTTTTTGTACTGACGTCGATGAACTAAGCCTTCAGAAACTCCAGCAGACATCACCTGTAAAGAAAAATCTTCTTCTTCTCTATCTAAATTATGCTCGATAGCCCTACTTAGAGCTATACAATCCTCTACAGTTATACCACCATCACCATCAACAATAATCTCTATGATGTTACCAGGATGTATTTTTTGACTGATCAAGAAAAGAGAAGGCCTTTCTTCTAAGGCTTCTGCTAACAAACTTTGAACTTTATCTTTTAATGACATAGGCAGATAAAAAGAGGGGACTTTTCGTCCCCTCAATCTGGTTTTTTAATTTCAACGGTGCAAAGATAGTAATAATATCTTAGATTCAAAATCTACTTAAGAATGAATTTATTCGTAAATTTAAATGACTGTTAGCATATTACAACCTATCGATTTTAAGAATCATAAGAAAAATACAATTTAATCTACAGTTCACATACATAAAAAACAACTAACCTAAACCAAGTGCTACTTGGATATTGATAATTTTCTCTTAAACACACTTAACCATGATTAAAAGAATTCTAGTACCCACTGATTTTTCCACTCAAGCAGAAAGCGCCTTAAAAGTAGCAGCACAAATTGCTAAAAAGAACGATTGTCAGATCTATCTTTTACATATCTTAGAAATGCCAGTTCATCTGGTTGACTTAATGTCTTCTGGAGCTTCCTCTTCTGCGCCGGAAGCCATATTTTTTATGAAACAAACACATAAGAAGTTTGAAGAAGTTTTAGCCAGCGACTACCTAAAGGATCTAGAAGTGATTGAAACTGTTAGTTTTGAAGATGTTCTTCGTGGAATTATGGATTCGTGTGACAAGAATAATATAGACATGATTATAATGGGTTCTCATGGGTCCTCTGGGTTTGAAGAATTATTTATTGGCTCTAATGCTGAAAAAGTAGTTCGAACCTCAGAAAAACCTGTACTTGTAATTAAAGAAGATTGTGATATATATAATGTTAACGACCTTGTTTATGCTACTAATTTTGATGATGAAGATAAGCCTTCGTTAATATCAGCACATGAATTTTCTAAACAACTAGAAGCAAAATTACACTTAGTATGGATAAACACAG
This genomic interval carries:
- the nusA gene encoding transcription termination factor NusA; protein product: MENIALIESFSEFKDDKLIDRVTLMAILEDVFRNALKKKFGSDDNFDIIINPDKGDLEIWRNRVVVADGEVEDGNQEISISEAQKIEPDFEIGEDVSQEVKLIDLGRRSILALRQNLISKIHEHDNTNIYKQFKELEGEIYTAEVHHIRHRAIILLDDEGNEIILPKDRQIPSDFFRKGENVRGVIESVELKGNKPAIIMSRTSPLFLEKLFESEIPEVFDGLITVKKVVRIPGEKAKVAVDSYDDRIDPVGACVGMKGSRIHGIVRELGNENIDVINYTNNLQLFITRALSPARVTSIKLNEEGSRAEVMLKPEEVSKAIGRGGHNIRLAGQLTGYEIDVFREGVEEDVELSEFSDEIDSWIIEEFAKIGLDTAKSILEQDIKDLVKRTDLEEETVSEVIRILKSEFED
- a CDS encoding SPOR domain-containing protein — protein: MRILNKKNNLLLLGFCFTGITYISAQDSTNLDNPTVFTTIEMTPPAEPTITINQDPRINQLLNIKTKMDKDGVLSENYRIQLYTGDLKNANTIRNNAEKSFPQWRADIVYETPNHKVWIGNYRSKLETDRALKEIREEFPNAFPFKPEKK
- the infB gene encoding translation initiation factor IF-2 gives rise to the protein MAEAKTMRLNKVLREFNISLDRAVDFLNSKGHEIDSRPTTKISSEIYQLLFDEFQTDKSKKVASKEVGEEKRKEKEALRVQIETEQEERRKRAEAREVVKAKAQLTGPKQVGKIELDKKEEVVEKPEEKATTEEAPKKEEVKEVEKEKEEVKEKTPEVVSNRPAKKGIKIAKVAAIDLEQKKASKPAEQPAKKEPSPSKEAEPQGEPVKVETQYKKLDGPNFTGQKIDLTKFQKPPKKKEDKSKSSDSDPKKRRRRISKEGGAKPGGGPGNRQGGNRGRGPGNRGPNRGPGKGKRPAVVKEEPSEEEVQKQVRETLEKLQGKSNKSKAAKYRRDKRDQHRQKAEDDVAQQEQESKVLKVTEFVTVSEVATMMDVPTTQVISACMSLGIMVTMNQRLDAETLSIVADEFGYEVDFVTSDIEESIEEIVDAPEDLVLRAPIVTVMGHVDHGKTSLLDYIREENVIAGESGGITQHIGAYGVQLENGQKIAFLDTPGHEAFTAMRARGAQVTDLAIIVIAADDDVMPQTKEAISHAQAAGVPIVFAINKVDRPEANPDKIKEKLASMNLLVEDWGGKIQSHDISAKTGQGVKELLEKVLLEAEILELKANPDRLASGTVVEAFLDKGRGYVSTILVQTGTLQVGDYVLAGKNSGKVKAMQDERGKNVKKAGPSTPVSILGLDGAPQAGDKFSVLEDEREAKDIASKRAQLHREQSVRTQRHITLDEIGRRIALGDFKELNIILKGDVDGSVEALTDSFQKLSTEEIHVNIIHKAVGAITESDVLLASASDAIIIGFNVRPAGNARQVADKEEIDIRTYSIIYDAINDLKDAMEGMLSPVMKEEITGTAEIRETFKISKVGTIAGCMVQTGKIIRNAGIRLIREGVVVYTGELASLKRFKDDAKEVSKGYDCGLQVKNYNDIKIGDVIESFQEVAVKKKL
- a CDS encoding TAT-variant-translocated molybdopterin oxidoreductase gives rise to the protein MSSNKKYWKSVEELNENSSIVETLQQNEFVQEIPTDEFLGDKSSLESSSTSRRDFLKYVGFSTAAASLAACEGPVIKSIPYVVQPERIVPGVANYYATTIADGYDFASVLIKTREGRPIKVENNNLATSNGEANARVHASVLSLYDSTRLQGPKKGDEDISWDVLDKEVGSKLNSLGGKQIVLLTQTFASPSTSKLISEFKAKYANVSQVVYDAISYSEALDAYEMMYGERALADYDFSKVNTIVSIAADFLGDWQGGGYDSGYAQGRVPENGKMSKHIHFEANMSLSGANADKRVKATPTQQKQVLAALYKYVTGAGSKGALDAGLDAEVVKAAKHIQKAGSNAVVVSGIQDVDAQLLVLAINKHISSKAFNEATPRKIRQGNAKAVAQLVKDMNAGRVGALLIAGVNPAYSLPNANEFKEGLKKVDVSVAFSMHNDATASECTYVATTPHYLESWGDVELKKGSYSLMQPTIRPLFDTRQFQETLLKWTGNTAAYNDYIKDAWTGVLGGTSWNQALHDGVLVKPVLAKESLETAIAAPEGDAVEVEVPVGPNIGAAARRLATAKSNGLELTLYTKTALGDGQQANNPWLQEMPDPITRASWDNYLTVSRADAEANGLMNENVANGALNGSYATVTVNGVNVTAPVIIQPGQAQGTIGLALGYGKKVGVKEEMQVGVNAFALYQNQNAVQSVSVSVAEGTHEFACVQLHNTLMGRGDIIKETTLEIFNTGNPKEWNKMPQVSKDHIEFDVTSPEVDLWDEFDRSVGHHFNLSIDLNACTGCGACVIACHAENNVPVVGKSEIRRSRDMHWLRIDRYYSSEESFDGDNKKKDAISGLGSSLSEFGEMEVPSDSPEVAFQPVMCQHCNHAPCETVCPVAATSHGRQGQNHMAYNRCVGTRYCANNCPYKVRRFNWFLYNENDEFDYHMNNDLGRMVLNPDVTVRSRGVMEKCSMCIQMTQKTILDAKREGRAIKDGEFQTACSAACSSGAMTFGDINDKDSKVAKLTEDKRMYHLLEHVGTKPNVMYQTKVRNTTEA
- the nrfD gene encoding NrfD/PsrC family molybdoenzyme membrane anchor subunit, with translation MMSHYEAPIRKPLVTGDKTYHDVTVDVAAPVEGKANKSWWIVFSIALIAFLWGIGCIIYTISTGIGTWGLNKTVGWAWDITNFVWWVGIGHAGTLISAVLLLFRQKWRMAINRSAEAMTIFSVIQAGLFPIIHMGRPWLAYWVLPIPNQFGSLWVNFNSPLLWDVFAISTYLSVSLVFWWTGLLPDFAMIRDRAITPFNKKIYGILSFGWSGRAKDWQRFEEVSLVLAGLATPLVLSVHTIVSFDFATSVIPGWHTTIFPPYFVAGAIFSGFAMVNTLLIIMRKVSNLENYITIQHIELMNIVIMITGSIVGVAYITELFVAWYSGVEYEQYAFLNRATGPYWWAYWAMMSCNVFSPQFMWFPKLRRSIMFSFIISIVVNIGMWFERFVIIVTSLHRDYLPSSWTMFSPTFVDIGIFIGTIGFFFVLFLLYARTFPVIAQAEVKTILKSSGEKYKKLREAGIDHRDELPKVATKITSEENTTGTVSDEVKSVEDASQDDINNLLGNLGTFDASTQTADDLKKVNGIGPVMEKKLNEIGIYTFDQVSKMTETEYNLLDSITGSFPGRAQRDDWAGQAEKLKNN
- a CDS encoding c-type cytochrome codes for the protein MKQVKYRNSASKLLLLGTVFLFSLLNPVFAQEEAVSTEAAAVESAAGGDVAKGEALFKSLCAACHKRYKKMTGPALFGVTERRDTEWLYSWIKNSAAMIASGDADAVAIFEEYKKTPMNAFPQLTNTDIDNILAYVMVPKAPPKVTELQAVDGQSDGSGVSSNLVLAALALVFLMLVVVLFLVNKTLRNFAEANGVQLPEEVARTPIWKAFVQNQFLVLVSAIFVLLASGYFVYGYFMQVGVDQGYMPIQPIHYSHKIHAGDNKIECKYCHSSARVSKHSGIPSLNVCMNCHKSISEVAEGTATADYSKEFYDGEIKKLYKAVGWDESSQSYTGETEPVKWVRIHNLPDFAYFNHSQHVSVAGIECQKCHGPVEEMEIMYQHAPLTMGWCINCHRETNVKMEGNEYYDKIHKELSKKYGVDKLTAAQMGGLECGKCHY
- the rimP gene encoding ribosome assembly cofactor RimP — its product is MSLKDKVQSLLAEALEERPSLFLISQKIHPGNIIEIIVDGDGGITVEDCIALSRAIEHNLDREEEDFSLQVMSAGVSEGLVHRRQYKKNIGRKLKVKTEGGNTIEGELVSVSDNSIDLVWKAREPKPVGKGKITVTKEASVSYDEIQEAKVMITF